In Agrobacterium tumefaciens, a single genomic region encodes these proteins:
- the ubiB gene encoding 2-polyprenylphenol 6-hydroxylase, which translates to MSTLGAYFRLARVGWVLVREGVVLALPSDDLPAPAQLLKALLKPFARSKAKRAQRSDRLAVAVERLGPSYVKMGQFLATRPDVVGADFADDLASLQDRMAFFPAAAAKANIEGSLGRSVSELYREFGDPIAAASIAQVHPAMVDTPKGPRKVAVKVIRPGVRQRFQNDLEAMYLIADLQQRFVRSARRLRPVEVTRTLEQTTKIEMDLRLEAAALSELAENTKDDPGFRVPEVDWERTGRDVVTMEWIDGVKMSDIKGLKAAGHDLNKLADTLIQSFLRHTLRDGFFHADMHPGNLFVDAQGEIVAVDMGIAGRLGKKERRFLAEILYGFITRDYMRVAEVHFEAGYVPGHHDKASFAQAIRAIGEPIHGQPAETISMGKLLTLLFEVTELFDMETRPELVMLQKTMVVVEGVSRMLNPRFNMWKAADPVVSGWIRDNLGPKRVVADLKDGVKAALKLAEAAPEIAAKTEKLHSDLMYMSENGLRFDAQTAEAIGKAEARHSKWGRVALWVIALTLVYIAIRVS; encoded by the coding sequence ATGAGCACTTTGGGCGCATATTTCCGCCTCGCAAGGGTTGGCTGGGTTCTCGTGCGCGAAGGCGTCGTGCTGGCTTTGCCGTCCGATGACCTGCCCGCCCCGGCGCAATTGTTGAAAGCCCTGTTGAAGCCCTTCGCCCGCAGCAAGGCCAAGCGGGCGCAGCGCAGCGACCGGCTGGCCGTGGCCGTCGAGCGGCTCGGGCCTTCTTATGTGAAGATGGGCCAGTTTCTCGCCACCCGGCCGGATGTGGTGGGCGCCGATTTCGCCGACGATCTTGCAAGCCTTCAGGACCGCATGGCCTTCTTCCCGGCCGCCGCGGCGAAGGCCAATATCGAAGGTTCGCTCGGACGGTCGGTTTCTGAGCTCTACAGGGAATTCGGCGATCCGATCGCCGCCGCCTCCATCGCCCAGGTGCACCCGGCCATGGTGGATACGCCAAAGGGACCGCGCAAGGTGGCCGTCAAGGTCATTCGCCCCGGCGTGCGCCAGCGTTTCCAGAACGATCTCGAGGCGATGTATCTGATCGCCGACCTGCAGCAACGTTTCGTCCGTTCCGCCCGTCGCCTGCGCCCGGTCGAGGTGACGCGCACGCTGGAGCAGACGACCAAGATCGAGATGGATCTGCGGCTCGAAGCCGCTGCCCTTTCCGAACTTGCCGAAAACACCAAGGACGACCCCGGTTTCCGTGTCCCCGAAGTGGATTGGGAACGCACCGGCCGCGATGTCGTCACCATGGAGTGGATCGACGGCGTCAAGATGTCTGATATCAAGGGGCTGAAGGCCGCCGGTCACGACCTGAACAAGCTGGCCGACACCCTCATCCAGTCGTTCCTGCGGCACACGCTGCGCGACGGCTTTTTCCATGCCGACATGCATCCCGGCAATCTCTTCGTCGATGCTCAGGGCGAGATCGTCGCCGTCGATATGGGCATTGCCGGGCGGCTTGGCAAAAAGGAACGCCGGTTCCTCGCCGAAATCCTCTACGGCTTCATTACCCGCGACTATATGCGGGTGGCGGAAGTGCATTTCGAGGCCGGTTATGTGCCGGGCCACCACGATAAAGCCAGCTTCGCCCAGGCAATCCGCGCCATTGGCGAGCCGATCCACGGCCAGCCCGCCGAGACGATCTCCATGGGCAAGCTCCTGACCCTGCTGTTTGAAGTCACCGAACTCTTCGACATGGAGACGCGGCCCGAACTGGTGATGCTGCAAAAAACCATGGTGGTGGTGGAAGGTGTGTCCCGCATGCTCAATCCGCGCTTCAACATGTGGAAAGCGGCCGATCCGGTCGTCAGCGGCTGGATAAGGGACAATCTCGGCCCGAAACGCGTCGTCGCCGATCTGAAGGACGGCGTGAAGGCGGCTCTCAAACTTGCCGAGGCGGCCCCCGAAATCGCCGCCAAGACGGAGAAATTGCATTCCGATCTGATGTATATGAGCGAGAACGGCTTGCGTTTCGACGCACAGACGGCAGAAGCCATCGGCAAGGCCGAGGCGCGTCATAGCAAATGGGGGCGGGTCGCTCTCTGGGTCATTGCGCTGACACTTGTTTACATTGCGATCAGGGTGAGTTGA
- the coaBC gene encoding bifunctional phosphopantothenoylcysteine decarboxylase/phosphopantothenate--cysteine ligase CoaBC, with product MTLSGKHILLIISGGIAAYKSLDLIRRLKERGAKVTPVMTKGAQEFVTPLAVGALSATHVFTELFSRQDEQDVGHIRLARDCDLVLVAPATADLMAKMAHGLADDLASAVLLATDRKVLVAPAMNPKMWSAKPTTRNVETLKKDGVFFIGPMAGEMAEKGEAGLGRMAEPLQIVDAVLSLLDGSPKPLKGKTAIVTSGPTHEPIDPVRYIANRSSGKQGHAIAAALAALGAEVTLVSGPVTIADPTGVTTIHVERAEEMRDAVISRLPADIAVMVAAVADWRVVGSSEQKIKKQPGDAPPALQLTENPDILKTVGHHEKRPKLVVGFAAETQDVEKNGRAKRDRKGADYIVANDVSAETGIMGGDRNSVKIISADGVETWPDLDKAEVAKRLAALIAEKLA from the coding sequence ATGACGCTTTCAGGCAAACATATTCTCCTCATCATATCAGGCGGTATCGCGGCTTATAAGAGCCTCGATCTCATCCGCCGCCTGAAGGAGCGCGGCGCGAAGGTCACGCCTGTCATGACGAAGGGCGCGCAGGAATTCGTCACGCCGCTTGCCGTCGGGGCACTCTCCGCCACCCATGTCTTTACCGAACTTTTTTCCAGACAGGACGAGCAGGATGTCGGCCATATCAGGCTGGCGCGCGATTGCGATCTCGTGCTGGTGGCACCCGCCACTGCCGATCTGATGGCGAAGATGGCGCATGGCTTGGCTGACGATCTTGCCTCCGCAGTCCTTCTCGCGACGGATCGCAAGGTGCTTGTTGCACCGGCCATGAATCCGAAAATGTGGTCGGCGAAACCAACGACGCGCAATGTCGAAACGCTGAAGAAGGATGGCGTGTTTTTCATCGGGCCCATGGCCGGCGAGATGGCGGAGAAGGGCGAGGCCGGTCTTGGCCGCATGGCAGAGCCTTTGCAGATCGTCGATGCCGTCTTATCGCTGCTGGATGGCAGCCCCAAGCCGCTCAAGGGCAAAACGGCGATCGTCACGTCAGGGCCTACGCATGAGCCGATCGATCCGGTGCGGTATATCGCCAACCGCTCGTCCGGCAAGCAGGGCCATGCCATTGCAGCGGCTCTCGCGGCACTGGGGGCGGAGGTTACGCTGGTTTCCGGCCCCGTGACCATCGCCGATCCCACCGGGGTCACGACGATCCATGTCGAGCGGGCCGAGGAGATGCGCGATGCGGTAATCTCAAGGCTTCCTGCGGATATCGCCGTCATGGTCGCCGCCGTCGCCGACTGGCGGGTGGTGGGTTCCTCGGAACAAAAGATCAAGAAGCAGCCGGGTGATGCACCGCCGGCGCTCCAGCTGACGGAAAATCCCGATATCCTCAAGACCGTCGGGCACCATGAAAAGCGGCCGAAGCTGGTGGTAGGTTTCGCCGCCGAAACGCAGGATGTGGAGAAAAACGGCCGCGCCAAGCGGGATCGCAAGGGCGCGGACTACATCGTCGCCAATGACGTGTCGGCGGAAACCGGCATCATGGGCGGAGACCGCAACAGTGTGAAGATCATTTCGGCTGATGGTGTCGAAACATGGCCCGATCTCGACAAGGCGGAAGTTGCAAAACGTCTGGCAGCCCTTATCGCGGAGAAACTCGCATGA
- a CDS encoding sterol desaturase family protein: protein MAKAQVIKQALSYSSWPLVFVGGLVGSYFAFASSHPIAAFLAVYAGAVLSLFLLERYIPYEVEWLEGDGETMTSIGHTLLTKGLVQLAAAAAAIFPMLAANVLQPLAAMRFDLWPSHLPMVVQVALAVTIAEFGLYWAHRIAHETVFFWRFHALHHSVVRLWVVNTGRFHVADSLFKIALSQIPLYFMGAPLQVFWWLGAVTAFIGILTHCNVDMKTGLLDYVFSTPRLHRWHHSKQLPEGNTNYGENLVIFDIIFGSYHNPDRPSPTDIGIKGEIAKGFVPQLLQPFTKEGVRQIIGKDKKVN, encoded by the coding sequence ATGGCAAAAGCGCAGGTAATAAAACAGGCCCTTTCCTATTCTTCGTGGCCGCTCGTCTTTGTGGGCGGCCTCGTGGGATCCTATTTCGCTTTCGCGAGTAGCCATCCGATCGCGGCTTTTCTGGCCGTTTATGCGGGCGCGGTTTTGAGCCTGTTTCTTCTCGAGCGCTATATTCCCTATGAAGTCGAATGGCTTGAGGGTGACGGCGAGACCATGACCAGCATCGGTCACACGCTTTTGACCAAGGGGCTCGTGCAACTTGCTGCCGCCGCAGCGGCAATCTTCCCGATGCTGGCCGCCAATGTGCTGCAGCCGCTCGCGGCCATGCGCTTCGACCTGTGGCCATCGCATCTGCCAATGGTGGTTCAGGTCGCGCTTGCGGTGACGATTGCCGAATTCGGTCTCTACTGGGCCCATCGCATCGCGCATGAAACCGTGTTCTTCTGGCGCTTCCATGCGCTGCATCACAGTGTCGTGCGGCTCTGGGTCGTGAATACCGGCCGGTTCCATGTGGCCGATTCCCTATTCAAGATCGCGCTCAGCCAGATTCCGCTCTATTTCATGGGTGCGCCGCTGCAGGTCTTCTGGTGGCTGGGCGCCGTTACCGCTTTCATCGGCATTTTGACCCATTGCAACGTCGATATGAAAACGGGGCTGCTCGATTACGTCTTCAGCACCCCGCGCCTGCACCGCTGGCACCACTCCAAACAGCTTCCGGAAGGCAATACCAATTACGGCGAGAACCTCGTCATCTTCGATATCATCTTCGGGTCCTACCATAACCCCGACCGGCCCTCGCCCACCGATATCGGCATCAAGGGTGAGATCGCGAAGGGTTTTGTGCCGCAGCTCCTGCAGCCCTTCACCAAAGAGGGCGTCCGCCAGATCATCGGCAAAGACAAGAAGGTGAACTGA
- the dut gene encoding dUTP diphosphatase, which yields MTIQNDNRPPLRLVRLAHGAGLDLPSYETGGAAGMDLRAAVLAGEPLTLQPGERALVPTGFVFEVPQGYEAQIRPRSGLAIKNGITCLNSPGTVDSDYRGEVKVILANLGQDDFTIERGMRIAQMVIAPVTQVTVLEVTETSETARGTGGFGSTGL from the coding sequence ATGACCATTCAAAACGACAATCGCCCCCCTCTTCGCCTCGTCCGCCTTGCCCATGGCGCTGGCCTCGATCTGCCCTCTTATGAAACCGGCGGCGCCGCCGGCATGGACCTGCGCGCTGCGGTGCTCGCAGGTGAACCGCTGACTTTGCAGCCGGGCGAACGGGCGCTGGTGCCGACCGGTTTCGTTTTCGAGGTTCCGCAAGGCTATGAGGCGCAGATCCGCCCCCGCTCCGGCCTCGCCATCAAGAACGGCATCACCTGCCTCAATTCCCCTGGCACGGTGGACAGCGACTATCGCGGCGAGGTGAAGGTCATTCTCGCCAATCTGGGGCAGGATGATTTCACCATTGAGCGCGGCATGCGCATCGCGCAAATGGTGATCGCGCCGGTGACGCAGGTGACCGTTCTCGAGGTGACGGAAACTTCGGAAACCGCGCGCGGCACCGGTGGTTTCGGTTCGACGGGGCTTTAA
- a CDS encoding peptide chain release factor 3, translating to MAETLAEAVSRRRTFAIIAHPDAGKTTLTEKLLLFGGAIQLAGEVKAKKDRIQTRSDWMKIERERGISVVTSVMTFEYNDRVFNILDTPGHEDFADDTYRTLTAVDAAIMVIDAAKGIEPRTLKLFEVCRMRDIPIITFINKMDRESRDPFEILDEVEEKLALDTAPITWPVGRAKSFCGAYNLAENTFRGNDTQVEGLSVNGPQAVADRLPENERKVFVEETELALEACRPFDRQAFLEGHMTPVFFGSALRNFGVRDLINALGDFAPPPRDQVADTRTVHAAEDKMTAFVFKIQANMDPNHRDRIAFARICSGKLERGMKARLARTGKLMGLTAPQFFFASQRQLADTAFAGDVVGIPNHGTLRIGDTLTEGENLVFQGVPNFSPEILRRVRLEDAMKAKKLKEALQQMAEEGVVQLFSPEDGSPAIVGVVGALQLDVLKERLMGEYGLPVSFEMSRFSVCRWISSDQPAEMDKFLNVKRGDIARDLDGDPVFLAQDAFSLRYESERFPAIKMVAIKEYHVAKAA from the coding sequence ATGGCCGAAACACTTGCCGAGGCGGTCTCCCGCCGCCGCACCTTTGCTATTATCGCGCACCCGGATGCGGGTAAGACCACGCTTACCGAAAAGCTGCTGCTGTTCGGCGGAGCGATCCAGCTTGCCGGCGAGGTGAAGGCGAAGAAGGACCGCATCCAGACCCGTTCGGACTGGATGAAGATCGAGCGTGAACGCGGCATTTCGGTCGTCACCTCGGTCATGACCTTCGAATATAACGATCGGGTCTTCAACATTCTCGATACGCCCGGCCACGAAGACTTCGCCGACGATACCTATCGCACCCTGACGGCGGTGGATGCGGCGATCATGGTCATCGATGCTGCCAAGGGCATCGAGCCGCGCACGCTGAAGCTTTTCGAAGTCTGCCGCATGCGCGATATTCCGATCATCACCTTCATCAATAAAATGGACCGTGAAAGCCGCGACCCATTCGAGATATTGGATGAGGTCGAGGAAAAGTTGGCGCTCGATACCGCGCCGATCACCTGGCCGGTCGGTCGGGCGAAGAGCTTCTGTGGCGCTTATAATCTCGCCGAAAACACCTTTCGCGGCAATGATACGCAGGTGGAAGGCCTTTCGGTCAACGGCCCGCAGGCAGTTGCCGACCGTTTGCCGGAAAACGAACGCAAGGTTTTTGTCGAGGAGACGGAACTGGCGCTGGAAGCCTGCCGTCCCTTTGACCGCCAGGCTTTTCTCGAAGGCCATATGACGCCGGTGTTTTTTGGTTCGGCGCTGCGCAATTTCGGTGTGCGTGACCTCATCAATGCGCTTGGCGATTTCGCACCGCCGCCGCGCGATCAGGTGGCGGATACCCGCACCGTGCATGCGGCCGAAGACAAGATGACGGCCTTCGTCTTCAAGATTCAGGCCAATATGGACCCGAACCACCGCGACCGCATCGCTTTCGCCCGTATCTGCTCCGGCAAGCTGGAGCGCGGCATGAAAGCGCGCCTGGCACGCACCGGCAAGCTGATGGGGCTCACCGCGCCGCAATTTTTCTTCGCCTCGCAGCGCCAGCTGGCCGATACCGCCTTTGCGGGCGATGTGGTGGGCATTCCCAACCACGGCACGCTGCGCATCGGTGATACGCTGACCGAGGGTGAAAACCTCGTCTTTCAGGGTGTACCGAACTTCTCGCCGGAAATCCTGCGCCGCGTGCGACTAGAGGACGCCATGAAGGCGAAGAAGCTGAAGGAAGCCCTGCAGCAGATGGCGGAAGAGGGCGTCGTGCAGCTTTTCTCGCCGGAAGACGGCTCGCCGGCCATCGTCGGCGTCGTCGGCGCGCTGCAGCTCGACGTGTTGAAGGAACGGCTGATGGGCGAATACGGCCTGCCGGTCTCCTTCGAAATGTCGCGCTTTTCGGTTTGCCGCTGGATTTCTTCCGATCAGCCGGCGGAAATGGACAAGTTCCTCAACGTCAAGCGCGGTGATATCGCCCGCGATCTCGATGGCGATCCGGTGTTTCTGGCGCAGGACGCGTTCTCGCTGCGTTATGAATCCGAGCGTTTTCCAGCGATCAAGATGGTCGCGATCAAGGAATATCATGTAGCCAAGGCGGCGTGA
- a CDS encoding MmcQ/YjbR family DNA-binding protein — protein MTLYDRKTFDGVLGEWPGVRFVDQWDSHVAKVGDKVFAVLGEREDWRLVVKCSEESFEILTSLEGIAQAPYFAKRKWVSIGDHSPLEQEELVHYVRRSYELVSAGLTKKLRGELGIVIDTAPRP, from the coding sequence ATGACCCTTTACGATCGCAAGACATTCGACGGGGTGCTTGGCGAATGGCCGGGCGTGCGTTTTGTCGATCAATGGGATTCGCATGTGGCCAAGGTGGGCGACAAGGTTTTTGCCGTACTGGGCGAACGGGAAGACTGGCGGCTGGTGGTGAAATGCTCCGAAGAGAGCTTCGAAATCCTCACCTCGCTTGAGGGCATCGCTCAGGCACCCTATTTTGCCAAGCGCAAATGGGTGTCGATTGGCGATCACTCGCCGCTCGAACAGGAAGAACTGGTGCACTATGTGCGCCGTTCCTATGAGCTTGTCTCAGCCGGCCTGACAAAAAAACTACGGGGCGAGCTGGGCATCGTGATCGATACCGCGCCTCGCCCATAA
- a CDS encoding LysE family translocator codes for MTLTTILAYATALFIAAAIPGPGMTAIVARALGSGFRETFFMGLGLILGDMIYLTAVILGLAFVAQTFQEAFMVLKFAGAAYLLYIAWKLWTAGLLPQDLKAKKSSSISMSFLSGLLITLGNPKTMLFYVALVPTLIDIRMIGPSEYATLLALTFVVLMAVLLPYILLAAKARNLLKRPSALTILNRTAAAILAGTATMIAIRST; via the coding sequence ATGACGCTGACGACCATTCTTGCCTACGCCACCGCCCTTTTCATCGCCGCGGCCATTCCCGGTCCAGGCATGACGGCGATTGTGGCGCGGGCACTCGGCTCGGGCTTTCGCGAAACCTTCTTCATGGGCCTCGGTTTGATACTGGGCGACATGATCTACCTCACCGCCGTGATTTTGGGGCTCGCCTTTGTGGCGCAGACCTTTCAGGAAGCCTTCATGGTCCTGAAATTCGCCGGCGCGGCCTATCTGCTCTATATCGCCTGGAAGCTCTGGACCGCCGGTCTGCTGCCGCAGGATCTGAAGGCCAAAAAAAGCTCCAGCATCTCCATGTCTTTCCTGTCCGGCCTTTTGATTACGCTCGGCAATCCAAAAACCATGCTGTTTTATGTAGCGCTGGTGCCGACGCTGATCGATATCCGCATGATCGGACCATCGGAATATGCGACACTTCTTGCCCTCACCTTCGTTGTGCTGATGGCTGTTCTCCTGCCTTACATTCTGCTTGCGGCCAAGGCGCGCAACCTGTTGAAACGGCCGAGCGCCTTGACGATCCTCAACCGTACGGCGGCCGCCATTCTGGCCGGAACGGCGACTATGATCGCAATCCGCAGCACGTAA
- the ubiE gene encoding bifunctional demethylmenaquinone methyltransferase/2-methoxy-6-polyprenyl-1,4-benzoquinol methylase UbiE — protein sequence MTDARTTAEGGMETSYGFHKVDEGKKQGLVNEVFHKVAKRYDIMNDVMSAGLHRLWKDAMVSSLSPRKDPSYRILDVAGGTGDVAFRIIEASNRLAHATVLDINGSMLAVGEERAAKKKLSDNLTFIEANAEELPFDANTFDAYTIAFGIRNVPRIDVALKEAHRVLKRGGRLLVLEFSEVDMPLLDRVYDAWSFNAIPQFGKMITGDAEPYQYLVESIRKFPNQEDFATMIRTAGFSRVTYTNYTGGIAALHSGWKL from the coding sequence ATGACCGACGCCCGTACGACCGCAGAAGGTGGCATGGAAACGTCCTATGGCTTTCACAAGGTGGATGAAGGCAAGAAGCAGGGGCTGGTCAACGAAGTCTTCCACAAGGTCGCCAAGCGCTACGACATCATGAACGACGTGATGTCGGCCGGCCTGCACCGGCTATGGAAGGACGCCATGGTCTCCTCGCTTTCGCCGCGCAAGGATCCTTCCTACAGGATTCTGGACGTGGCGGGCGGCACCGGCGATGTCGCCTTCCGCATCATCGAAGCCTCCAACCGTCTGGCGCATGCCACCGTTCTCGATATCAACGGCTCGATGCTGGCCGTGGGCGAGGAGCGCGCGGCGAAAAAGAAGCTTTCCGACAATCTGACCTTCATCGAGGCCAATGCCGAGGAACTGCCCTTCGACGCGAATACATTCGATGCCTATACGATCGCCTTCGGCATTCGCAACGTGCCGCGCATCGATGTCGCGCTGAAGGAGGCCCACCGCGTGCTGAAACGCGGCGGGCGGCTCCTGGTGCTGGAATTTTCCGAAGTCGATATGCCGCTGCTCGACCGCGTTTATGACGCCTGGTCGTTCAACGCCATTCCGCAATTCGGCAAGATGATCACCGGTGATGCCGAGCCTTATCAATATCTGGTCGAGTCGATCCGCAAATTCCCCAATCAGGAGGATTTTGCCACGATGATCCGCACCGCTGGCTTCTCCCGTGTCACCTATACCAATTACACCGGCGGCATCGCCGCCCTGCATTCCGGCTGGAAACTTTGA